GGCGGCACCACCACGAGGACGATGGCGACCACGCACACGGTCACGATCACCGTGTTGAGGAAGTACCGGCCGAAGCCGGTGGAGAAGTCGTCGACGTAGTTGTGCAGCGTGAAGTGCCGCGGCAGGCTCAGCGGACCGCTCGCGCCGTAGTCCGCGCGTGATTGTACGGACGCCGAGACCAGGACGTAGAGCGGTGCGCCGACGACGAGCAGCCAGACCACGGAGCCCAGGCCGGCCAGGTAGTTGGGGCGTTGCTTGCTCACAGGCCCTCCACCGAGCTGCGCATCTTGTCGTACCCCGAGACCCGTACGACGACGAGCGAGATGACCGTAGCGACCACCACCAGGAGCAGCGCGATGGCCGATCCCGCGCCGAAGTCGAAGCTCTTGAAGGCCTTTTGGTACATGTAGTAGGCGCTGATGGTGGTGTCCGTGCCCGGGCCGCCCTGGGTCAGGATCAGGACGGTGTCGAACGTGGTGAGGCCGCCGACGACCATCAGGATCATCGACGTGATCATGGTGTTGCGCAGTTGCGGCAGCGTGATGTGGAAGAACTGGCGCACCGTGCCCGCCCCGTCGATCTGCGCCGCCTGGTAAAGGACTTGGGGGATGGCCCGCGCCGCGCCCTGGTAGATCAGGGTGTGGAACGGGGTGAACTGCCAGGCGCCCACGAAGACGAGCACCCCGATGGCCCCGCTCTGCATACCGAGCAGATTGCCGTCGCCGAACAGCCACTTGGCCTGCGACGGCACACCGAAGTTGGGGTCGAGCAGGGTGCGCCACAGGACGGAGACCGCGGTGGCGGACAGCAGCAGCGGGACGAAGTAGATCGCGGACAGGATCGCGCGGTTGCGCTGGCGGCCTGCCGCCCAGACGCCGAGCAGGATGCTCAGCGGCGTCTGGACGAGCACGCCGAGGACGGTGATCAGCACGCTCAGCCAGAGGCTGTTGAGCATCACCGGGTCGTCGAAGAGCTTGGTCCAGTTGTCGAGCCCGGCGAACCGGGGCGCGCCCAGGCCGTTCCAGCTCGTGAACGACAGCACGGCGACCAGGACGAGCGGGACGACGGCGAACAGGACGAAGAACGCGGTGGCGGGCAGCGCCCAGGCGAAGCCCGGGCGCCCCACGCCGGCTGTGCGCCGCTGCGCGGGCCGCCGTTCGGCGACGACAGCGGCCTTGGTGACGGTGGTGGTCATCTCGGTACCAGGTCTCACGCGGTGGGCAAGGCCTGCATGGCCTTGATGAAGCCGTCGGTGTCGAGCCCGCCGTTGAAGAACTGCTGGACCGCCTGGTGCATGGGCGTCGAGGCGGACTGGGGGTAGGCCTGGTCCCACGAGAGCTGGAACGACGGGGCCTTCTTCACGAGGTCGAACTGGTACTTCGAGTACGCCGGGCTCGCGGAGGCGCCGAGGAACTTCTCCGTGTTGGTCGTGGTCGGCAGGTTGCCGATGCCCAGCTGCGCCTTCACGAACTCGTCGGAGTACTGGAGCTTCAGGAACGCGGCGACGGCCTCAGGATGCTTCGTCTTCTTCATCACGGAGTAGAAGTTGTTGGTGTTGCCGACGAGGTTGCCGGCGTCGCCCGTGCCGCCCGCGACCGTCGGGAACGAGGAGTAGCCGAGGTCCTTCTTGGCGAACGCGGGGTGGGAGTCCTGCTGGGTCGAGTACTCCCACGAACCCATGAGCTCGAAGCCGGCCTTGCCGCTGGCGAGCAGCGTGGGCGAGCCCTGGTCGGTGAACTTGACCGAGTCGTAGTTGGTGCCGAAGGCGCCCGCGTCGACGAGCTTCCTGATCATGCCCAGCGCCTTCTTGCTGCCCGCGCTCTCCCAGGCGCTCTTGTCACCGCCGAGCGCCTTCTGGAAGACCTCCGGGCCGGCGACACGGTCGTAGAGGTACTCGAACCACATCAGCGTCGGCCACTGGTCGCCGCCGCCGAGCGCGATCGGGGTGACGCCCTTGGCCTTCAGCGCCTTCACCGCGCCGAGCAGGTCGTCCCAGGTCTTGGGCGGCGTGACACCGGCGTCGGCCAGCACCTTCTTGTTGTTGAAGAGCAGCACCGGCTGCGTGCCGCGCATCGGGACGCCGTAGGGCTTGCCGTTCACCGACGCGCTGTCGAAGACCGACGGCAGGAAGCTGGACTTGAGGGCCGGGTCGTCCTTGATGAAGTCGTCGAGCGGCAGCAGGAGGTCGGCGTCGACGAAGGGCTTGATGCTGCCGCCGCCCCAGTTGAAGAAGACATCCGGGGCCTGCGGGGTGCTGATGATGGTCTGCAGCTTCTGCTGGTAGTCGGCGCCGGGGATGGTGTCCAGGACCGCCTTGACCTTCGACGTCTTGTTGAAGGTGGCGACGAGTTGTTTCTCGACCTTGTTGGCCGCGTCCCCGTACACCAGCACGTGGATCTTGTCGGAGTCCCCGCCGCCCGCCGAGTCGGAGGAGCCGCCGCCACAGGCCGACAGGGTCAGACCGAGGGCGAGCGCCACGCCTCCGGCGACAGCGCGGGAGATCCGTG
The DNA window shown above is from Streptomyces sp. NBC_01445 and carries:
- a CDS encoding carbohydrate ABC transporter permease; the encoded protein is MTTTVTKAAVVAERRPAQRRTAGVGRPGFAWALPATAFFVLFAVVPLVLVAVLSFTSWNGLGAPRFAGLDNWTKLFDDPVMLNSLWLSVLITVLGVLVQTPLSILLGVWAAGRQRNRAILSAIYFVPLLLSATAVSVLWRTLLDPNFGVPSQAKWLFGDGNLLGMQSGAIGVLVFVGAWQFTPFHTLIYQGAARAIPQVLYQAAQIDGAGTVRQFFHITLPQLRNTMITSMILMVVGGLTTFDTVLILTQGGPGTDTTISAYYMYQKAFKSFDFGAGSAIALLLVVVATVISLVVVRVSGYDKMRSSVEGL
- a CDS encoding ABC transporter substrate-binding protein, with protein sequence MKTPARISRAVAGGVALALGLTLSACGGGSSDSAGGGDSDKIHVLVYGDAANKVEKQLVATFNKTSKVKAVLDTIPGADYQQKLQTIISTPQAPDVFFNWGGGSIKPFVDADLLLPLDDFIKDDPALKSSFLPSVFDSASVNGKPYGVPMRGTQPVLLFNNKKVLADAGVTPPKTWDDLLGAVKALKAKGVTPIALGGGDQWPTLMWFEYLYDRVAGPEVFQKALGGDKSAWESAGSKKALGMIRKLVDAGAFGTNYDSVKFTDQGSPTLLASGKAGFELMGSWEYSTQQDSHPAFAKKDLGYSSFPTVAGGTGDAGNLVGNTNNFYSVMKKTKHPEAVAAFLKLQYSDEFVKAQLGIGNLPTTTNTEKFLGASASPAYSKYQFDLVKKAPSFQLSWDQAYPQSASTPMHQAVQQFFNGGLDTDGFIKAMQALPTA